In the genome of Abyssalbus ytuae, the window GGCAATAGGGATATCCAAAAGAATCGATAAAACCTCCTGCAGCTCCTGCATATTCAAAGTATTCTTTCTTTTTATAATCTAAAATTTTAGGTTGAACAATAGCCGCTTCGGGGTGTTTTCTGAAGATTTCCATTACCGGTTTTAACCAGTTTTCAGTTACTTCAACATCTGAATTTAAAAGGCAGAAAACATCTGCTTCAACATGTTTTAATGCCTCATTGTAACCCTGTGCATAGCCTCCGTTTGTTTTATTTTGGATGACTGAAATATCAGGATAAGTTGTTTTGATAAATTCAACCGAATTATCAGTAGAGGCATTATCAGCAACATAAATGGAGGCTTCCGGAGAAAATTTTATTACGGTCGGCAAAAATTTTTCTAAAAGCTTTTTGCCGTTCCAGTTAAGTATTACAATAGCTGTTTTCAAATCAATATTTTATTTTTGATGGGGAGGTAAATCTTGTAAAAAAATATATTTTTCATTTTCATAATCCATTTGGCAAAAATAGTGGTTAAGTCCGTTTGTAATCATTAAATATGACGATTTTAAAGAAAGATTGTACCGGGCCACCTGATCAAATGTTTCCTGGGTGATATTTACCGAAGGTGCTTTACATTCAACAGTTATATGTATGCTGCCATCCGGATTAAAAATTACTATATCGTACCTTTTTTTTAAGTTGTTTATTGTGAGTACTTTTTCAATATTGATAAGTGATTTGGGGTACGA includes:
- a CDS encoding type I restriction enzyme HsdR N-terminal domain-containing protein is translated as MQKLNFPSCNFRFKNSENKTYIFDQIRKKFVILQPEEWVRQHVISYLINEKSYPKSLINIEKVLTINNLKKRYDIVIFNPDGSIHITVECKAPSVNITQETFDQVARYNLSLKSSYLMITNGLNHYFCQMDYENEKYIFLQDLPPHQK